A genomic stretch from Arachis stenosperma cultivar V10309 chromosome 3, arast.V10309.gnm1.PFL2, whole genome shotgun sequence includes:
- the LOC130966448 gene encoding uncharacterized protein LOC130966448, which produces MPSISQTKNLTLVNFFPQFSESKLTLSISKIFIHYSLQISFTSKASSILHRPLSETWKGHSLHRRKEETLPPKLTIVAPHSLSSLPLLTLSLSLSSLTLSLSPLTVVAPHAPLTRTHHSPHCCTTDRRCAALTIVAAPPSPPSSPPKSEKSVFHNHSPLTASPLTTPGRLCAHSSSPLIFIVASLRCAVTSRRLCAKLKAFFIRERRRTREFRGFIPLTQGIDFSGLGMRNLLDRLLLASTHLDKFGRVIRG; this is translated from the exons ATGCCTAGTATATCTCAAACAAAAAACTTGACACTAGTAAATTTTTTTCCTCAGTTTTCTGAAAGCAAACTCACACTTAGTATAAGTAAAATTTTTATCCATTATTCCCTCCAAATCTCATTCACCTCCAAAGCATCTTCAATCCTTCATCGTCCCCTTTCAGAAACCTGGAAAGGTCACTCTTTGCACCGTCGTAAGGAAGAAACCCTGCCTCCAAAGCTCACCATCGTCGCCCCCCACTCACTCTCTTCACTCCCGCTATTGACCCTCTCACTCTCGCTCTCGTCATTAACCCTCTCACTCTCGCCATTGACCGTCGTCGCCCCCCACGCACCACTCACCCGCACTCACCACTCTCCACATTGCTGCACTACTGACCGTCGCTGCGCTGCCCTCACCATCGTCGCTGCGCCGCCCTCACCACCGTCATCACCCCCCAAATCAGAGAAAAgcgttttccataaccactcACCACTCACGGCGTCACCACTCACCACTCCAGGAAGACTCTGCGCTCACTCATCTTCCCCACTTATCTTCATCGTCGCTTCTCTTCGCTGCGCTGTCACATCACGAAGACTCTGCGCTAAACTGAAAGCTTTCTTCATTCGCGAG CGTAGGAGAACTCGTGAATTTAGGGGTTTTATTCCATTAACACAG GGGATAGATTTTTCTGGTTTAGGGATGAGGAATTTGCTAGATAGACTGTTGCTGGCCTCAACCCACTTAGATAAGTTTGGTAGAG TTATTCGTGGTTAA